From a single Candidatus Zixiibacteriota bacterium genomic region:
- the ppsA gene encoding phosphoenolpyruvate synthase, whose amino-acid sequence MPDKPGYRYIRWFDEIGIGDVPAVGGKNASLGELYRELVPKGIKVPHGFAITVDAYWDLLRGADLVGRIARMLSGIDAGDAASLRRAGSAIRREIMEAPLPEALRREIIAAYRELCAGAREPLDVAVRSSATAEDLADASFAGQHETYLNVQGDAALLEACRRCFASLFTDRAISYRQDKRFDHLKVGLSIGVQRMVRSDLAAAGVMFSVDTETGFPDVVLINAAYGLGENVVQGSVNPDEYYVFKPTLRLGYRPILQKIAGSKEFKLVYDVGGGKMVKNVPVAPEERARFAIDDDEILLLARWACLIEEHYSRKRGAYTPMDMEWAKDGRTGELFIVQARPETVQSRRPLDTLEVYRLAERGKPLVQGRAVGEKIACGPVRVVRSVQYLHEVRDGDVLVTDKTDPDWEPTMKKAAAIVTNRGGRTCHAAIVSRELGLPAVVGTGDATERLRDGQPVTVSCAEGEIGFVYDGFLKFEVDRVNLRDLPRPRTKIMMNVGNPEEAFRLSAIPNDGVGLAREEFIITTYIRAHPLALLDYDRLEDPAARAEIDRLTAGYADKPEFFVDKLAQGVAMIAAAFYPRDVIVRLSDFKTNEYADLIGGKAYEPVEENPMLGFRGASRYYSPRYQAGFALECRAMKKVRDEMGLDNVKLMVPFCRTVEEGRRVLSEMEKHGLRRGENRLEVYVMCEIPSNVILADEFAEIFDGFSIGSNDLTQLVLGVDRDSAIVAHIFDERNPAVKKMIASAVRSAKAKGKKIGICGQAPSDYPDFAAFLVELGIDSISLNPDAVLKTTLTVMEAERRLGETGRGEPAGRAGATRAPVACAESG is encoded by the coding sequence ATGCCGGACAAACCCGGATACCGCTATATCCGCTGGTTCGACGAGATCGGGATCGGCGACGTGCCGGCCGTGGGGGGCAAGAACGCCTCCCTGGGAGAGCTTTACCGGGAACTCGTGCCGAAGGGAATCAAGGTGCCCCATGGCTTTGCGATCACGGTCGACGCGTACTGGGACCTGCTTCGCGGCGCCGATCTCGTCGGCCGCATCGCCCGAATGCTTTCCGGCATCGACGCCGGCGACGCCGCCAGCCTCCGGCGCGCGGGCAGCGCCATCCGCCGCGAGATCATGGAAGCCCCGCTTCCCGAAGCGCTCCGCCGCGAAATCATAGCGGCCTACCGCGAGCTGTGCGCCGGTGCTCGTGAGCCGCTCGACGTCGCGGTTCGAAGCAGCGCCACCGCCGAGGACCTCGCGGACGCAAGCTTCGCGGGACAGCACGAAACCTATCTGAACGTCCAGGGAGACGCGGCGCTGCTGGAGGCCTGCAGGCGCTGCTTTGCCTCGCTCTTCACCGATCGCGCCATCTCTTACCGGCAGGACAAGCGCTTCGACCACCTGAAGGTTGGGCTGTCGATCGGGGTCCAGCGCATGGTGCGCTCCGACCTCGCCGCCGCGGGAGTCATGTTTTCGGTCGACACCGAAACCGGATTTCCGGACGTCGTCTTGATCAACGCGGCCTACGGCCTCGGCGAAAACGTGGTGCAGGGCTCGGTCAATCCGGACGAGTACTACGTGTTCAAGCCGACCCTCCGGCTGGGCTACCGGCCGATCCTGCAAAAGATCGCGGGAAGCAAGGAATTCAAGCTCGTTTACGACGTCGGCGGCGGCAAGATGGTGAAGAACGTGCCCGTCGCACCCGAAGAGCGCGCGCGTTTCGCCATCGACGACGACGAGATCCTGCTGCTGGCCCGCTGGGCCTGCCTCATCGAGGAGCACTACAGCCGCAAGCGCGGCGCTTACACCCCAATGGACATGGAATGGGCCAAGGACGGCCGCACCGGCGAGCTGTTCATCGTCCAGGCCCGCCCGGAGACGGTCCAGTCGCGCCGGCCGCTCGACACGCTGGAGGTTTACCGTCTCGCGGAACGGGGCAAGCCGCTGGTGCAAGGCCGCGCCGTCGGCGAAAAGATCGCCTGCGGGCCCGTGCGCGTCGTCCGCAGCGTCCAGTATCTGCACGAAGTCCGCGACGGCGACGTGCTGGTCACGGACAAGACCGACCCCGATTGGGAACCGACGATGAAGAAGGCCGCGGCGATCGTCACCAACCGCGGCGGCAGAACCTGCCATGCCGCGATCGTCAGCCGGGAGCTGGGCCTGCCGGCGGTGGTCGGAACCGGAGACGCCACCGAGAGGCTGCGCGACGGGCAGCCGGTGACCGTCTCCTGCGCCGAAGGGGAGATCGGGTTCGTCTACGACGGCTTCCTGAAGTTCGAGGTCGACCGCGTCAACCTCCGGGACCTGCCGCGGCCAAGAACGAAAATCATGATGAACGTGGGAAACCCGGAGGAAGCCTTCCGCCTCTCCGCGATTCCCAACGACGGCGTCGGGCTCGCTCGGGAAGAGTTCATCATCACGACTTACATCAGGGCCCACCCGCTGGCGCTGCTGGATTACGACCGGCTGGAGGACCCGGCGGCACGCGCCGAGATCGATCGCCTGACCGCAGGGTACGCCGACAAACCGGAGTTCTTCGTCGACAAGCTGGCCCAGGGCGTGGCCATGATCGCCGCGGCCTTTTATCCCAGGGACGTCATCGTCCGGCTGAGCGACTTCAAGACCAACGAGTACGCCGACCTCATCGGCGGAAAAGCCTACGAGCCTGTCGAGGAGAACCCGATGCTCGGCTTTCGCGGCGCATCGCGCTACTACAGCCCGCGCTATCAGGCGGGATTCGCGCTGGAGTGCCGCGCCATGAAAAAAGTGCGCGACGAGATGGGGCTGGACAACGTCAAGCTCATGGTCCCCTTCTGCCGTACGGTCGAGGAAGGTCGCCGGGTGCTCTCCGAGATGGAAAAGCACGGGCTCAGGCGCGGCGAGAACCGGCTCGAGGTCTACGTCATGTGCGAGATTCCCAGCAACGTGATCCTCGCCGACGAATTCGCCGAGATTTTCGACGGCTTTTCGATCGGCTCGAACGATCTCACGCAGCTGGTCCTGGGGGTGGACCGCGACTCGGCGATCGTGGCGCACATCTTCGACGAGCGCAATCCCGCAGTCAAGAAAATGATCGCCAGCGCCGTTCGCTCCGCCAAGGCGAAGGGAAAGAAGATCGGCATTTGCGGGCAGGCCCCGAGCGACTACCCCGATTTCGCGGCGTTTCTGGTGGAGCTGGGCATCGACAGCATCTCGCTGAATCCCGACGCCGTGCTGAAGACGACGCTCACCGTGATGGAAGCCGAGCGGCGGCTCGGTGAAACGGGCCGCGGGGAGCCGGCCGGGCGTGCCGGCGCGACGAGAGCGCCCGTGGCGTGCGCCGAATCTGGCTGA
- a CDS encoding Hsp20/alpha crystallin family protein, producing MAERAREHETRAVAPWRPFMDFRRWEREMDRMMDEFFGRAVRPWWPVWGREDREIVSPAMDVYEEKDEIVVKAELPGMKKDDIEVNISDSQLILKGEKKREEKIEEENYYRCERSYGAFYRAIDLPKEVQADKIKASFRDGVLEVRLPKSEEAKTREIKVKVE from the coding sequence ATGGCAGAAAGGGCAAGAGAGCACGAAACGAGGGCGGTGGCGCCATGGAGGCCGTTCATGGACTTCAGGCGCTGGGAGCGGGAGATGGACCGGATGATGGACGAGTTCTTCGGCCGGGCAGTGAGACCCTGGTGGCCGGTGTGGGGGCGGGAGGACAGGGAGATCGTCAGCCCCGCGATGGACGTTTACGAGGAGAAGGACGAGATCGTCGTCAAGGCGGAGCTCCCGGGGATGAAGAAGGACGACATCGAGGTCAACATCTCCGACTCGCAGCTGATCCTCAAGGGGGAGAAAAAGAGAGAAGAAAAGATCGAGGAGGAAAACTACTACCGGTGCGAACGCTCCTACGGCGCTTTCTACCGGGCCATCGATTTGCCCAAGGAGGTGCAGGCGGACAAGATCAAGGCCTCGTTCAGGGATGGGGTTCTGGAGGTGAGGCTGCCGAAGAGCGAAGAGGCCAAGACTCGAGAAATCAAGGTGAAGGTGGAGTGA
- a CDS encoding GYD domain-containing protein: protein MATYIMLTRLSPEALKLPGSVAELNKQAEERIKKECPGVKWLANYAVLGPCDYLDIFEAPDSETATKVALLIRSFGHATTETWVATPWDNFLNLATGLKG from the coding sequence ATGGCAACTTACATCATGCTGACGAGGCTTTCGCCCGAAGCCCTCAAGCTGCCGGGATCCGTGGCCGAGCTCAACAAACAGGCCGAGGAACGGATCAAGAAGGAATGCCCGGGCGTCAAGTGGCTCGCCAACTACGCGGTTCTGGGCCCTTGCGACTACCTGGACATTTTCGAGGCTCCGGACAGCGAGACGGCCACGAAGGTGGCGTTGCTGATCCGGTCGTTCGGCCACGCGACGACGGAGACCTGGGTGGCAACGCCGTGGGATAACTTCCTGAACCTGGCAACCGGCCTGAAGGGCTGA
- a CDS encoding extracellular solute-binding protein yields the protein MKKTLIACIVLLAAAHARAADQTLLDKARAEGKVAFYANITAVEPIMKAFTEDTGVKAEYTRISTARFVATAVTEFEAGKFMADVVQAPLPILELLKEKGILAPYRSPAAAGYPQWTKKDDYIQLFGIEYIALIYNKELVKKADVPKRYEDLTHPRWRDKIVMPNPANHATTIGWLIGLKEHVFKSEAEWMKFLKGLAANRPMFVASLGPTPAPIESGEKLIGISMPKYIVTKAPAPLDWARVAQPMLGTPRAIAVTSKPPHPNAARLFVDYWLSQKAMGILAKDVGEYVLAPGVFPPIDGIDKAKVIAIRELSDEETNKWGSEFKKIFNVR from the coding sequence ATGAAAAAGACTCTTATCGCATGCATCGTTCTCCTCGCGGCCGCGCACGCCCGGGCCGCGGACCAAACCCTGCTCGATAAGGCCAGGGCCGAGGGCAAGGTAGCCTTCTACGCCAACATCACGGCCGTCGAGCCTATCATGAAAGCCTTCACCGAGGATACGGGCGTGAAGGCCGAATACACCAGGATCTCGACCGCGAGGTTCGTCGCAACTGCCGTCACCGAGTTCGAGGCCGGCAAGTTCATGGCTGACGTGGTCCAGGCACCATTGCCGATCCTCGAGCTGCTGAAGGAAAAGGGCATTCTGGCGCCCTACCGCTCGCCGGCCGCCGCCGGTTACCCTCAGTGGACGAAGAAGGACGATTACATCCAGCTCTTCGGGATCGAGTACATCGCGCTGATCTACAACAAGGAGCTGGTGAAAAAGGCCGACGTGCCGAAGCGCTACGAGGATCTCACGCACCCCAGATGGAGGGACAAGATCGTCATGCCCAATCCCGCGAACCATGCCACGACGATCGGCTGGCTGATCGGGCTCAAGGAGCATGTCTTCAAGTCCGAGGCCGAGTGGATGAAGTTCCTCAAGGGGCTGGCCGCCAACCGGCCCATGTTCGTCGCCTCTCTGGGTCCGACCCCCGCGCCGATCGAGAGCGGCGAGAAGTTGATCGGCATCTCCATGCCGAAGTACATCGTTACCAAGGCCCCGGCTCCGCTCGACTGGGCCAGGGTCGCGCAACCCATGCTCGGTACTCCGCGGGCCATCGCCGTGACCTCCAAACCGCCGCATCCCAACGCCGCGCGGTTGTTCGTGGATTACTGGCTTTCGCAGAAGGCCATGGGCATTCTCGCCAAAGACGTGGGCGAGTACGTGCTTGCGCCCGGCGTCTTTCCTCCCATCGACGGAATCGACAAGGCCAAGGTCATCGCCATCCGCGAGCTATCGGACGAAGAAACCAACAAATGGGGCAGCGAGTTCAAAAAAATCTTCAACGTCCGGTAG
- a CDS encoding ABC transporter ATP-binding protein: protein MEIRIESVSKHYFSEGKTIKALDNVNLTIPGNQIFTLLGPSGCGKTTLLRCIVGLETPDSGEIRIGGEVVSSREKNISVPTEKRGLAMVFQTYAIWPHMNVFDNVAYPLQVRRLPREVIRQMVEKTLRFVRLEGFERRPATKLSGGQQQRVALARALVAEPKVILFDEPLSNLDAKLREETRKELRGFLRELKITAVYVTHDRVEALVLSDLVAVMRAGQIIEVGSPKKIYFDADTRFVADFIGRANLVKASVRAHEAGRTIVDCGLGTIACQRREIPVGTEATLCIRPEFLRIARPETAAGANILKGRVESLVFVGEAYEAEIRIGTERLLAKLDTDTSLEEGDPVTFAVSPAHCLLVSL, encoded by the coding sequence ATGGAAATCCGGATCGAGAGCGTCAGCAAGCACTATTTCTCCGAGGGCAAGACCATCAAGGCCCTCGACAACGTGAATCTGACGATTCCCGGCAACCAGATTTTCACCCTTCTGGGACCGAGCGGTTGCGGCAAAACCACGCTGCTCCGCTGCATCGTCGGGCTGGAGACCCCGGACAGCGGGGAGATCCGGATCGGCGGCGAAGTGGTCTCGTCGAGGGAGAAGAATATCTCTGTTCCGACGGAGAAGCGGGGACTGGCGATGGTGTTCCAGACCTACGCCATCTGGCCGCACATGAACGTGTTCGACAACGTGGCCTATCCGCTTCAGGTCCGCAGGCTCCCGCGGGAGGTTATTCGCCAGATGGTCGAGAAGACCCTGCGCTTCGTGCGCCTCGAAGGATTCGAGAGGCGCCCGGCGACCAAGCTCTCCGGGGGGCAGCAGCAACGCGTGGCGCTGGCGCGGGCGTTGGTCGCCGAGCCGAAGGTCATCCTCTTCGACGAGCCGCTGAGCAATCTCGACGCGAAGCTACGGGAAGAGACCCGCAAGGAGCTGAGAGGCTTCCTGCGCGAGTTGAAGATCACCGCTGTCTACGTGACGCACGACCGGGTCGAAGCGCTGGTGCTCTCCGACCTGGTCGCGGTCATGCGCGCGGGACAGATCATCGAGGTGGGGTCTCCGAAGAAGATCTATTTCGACGCGGACACCCGGTTCGTGGCGGATTTCATCGGCCGCGCCAACCTGGTCAAGGCGAGCGTCCGCGCCCATGAGGCTGGCCGCACCATCGTGGACTGCGGCCTGGGCACCATCGCCTGCCAGCGCCGCGAGATCCCTGTTGGAACCGAAGCCACGCTCTGCATCCGGCCGGAATTCCTGCGGATCGCCCGGCCAGAGACGGCCGCCGGCGCGAACATCCTCAAGGGCCGCGTCGAATCCCTGGTTTTCGTCGGCGAGGCCTACGAGGCTGAAATCCGGATCGGTACCGAGCGCCTGCTCGCGAAACTGGATACGGACACGAGCCTGGAAGAAGGCGATCCCGTCACGTTCGCCGTGAGTCCCGCTCATTGCCTGCTCGTGTCGCTTTGA
- a CDS encoding iron ABC transporter permease, with translation MVQARSKLTYLLILIVGSLTLCPVVMLVLGSFSKGLTAFGSFTLDKYVQAYTDPEFFNAIANTIVFVLGSSTLATGLALFLAYLNNRTDIPFKFLFQIISIIPMMIPHLLFSVSWALLLNPSNGIMNLVLQQAFSLDSAPFNIYSMAGMILVEGLLDLPVAYLIIAPAMGSFDVSLEESSRVFGAGPWLTLRRVTLPVLRPAILAAFILGVVRSLASFSVPSVLGMPGRVYVLATYLYEMIAKGFAPDYGKAAAVGMSVLAASVILIIVYRALTSESEKYVTISSRGFRPAVVELKGARIPLFLVVGLLSMVLIVLPVAVLLYTSLVPYSMVPSARAFSLMSWKHHWTEVLEDPISVLSLRNSLILGVAGATLGVLLSVFVAYIIVKVRSTASGVLESLSYLSFSFPGIVIGIGFMWFFVQTPVYATLWALLIGYVATYMPYGIRPLSSAFVQIHSHLEESSRVCGASPLTTMRRILLPLLVPGIVSAWILMATMFVRELTLSVVLSRPGTEVLAVQILRFAEDGLWGKLSALGIMMILVSTGLVVVATLVGARFRFVEAAG, from the coding sequence ATGGTTCAGGCGCGATCGAAGCTGACTTATCTGCTGATTCTCATCGTCGGATCCCTGACCCTGTGTCCCGTGGTCATGCTCGTGCTGGGAAGCTTTTCGAAAGGGTTGACCGCCTTCGGGAGCTTCACTCTGGACAAGTACGTCCAGGCCTACACCGACCCGGAGTTTTTCAACGCCATCGCGAACACGATCGTCTTCGTTCTCGGCTCATCGACGCTCGCCACCGGCCTGGCCTTGTTCCTCGCCTATCTCAACAACCGCACCGACATTCCTTTCAAGTTCCTGTTCCAGATCATCTCGATCATTCCGATGATGATCCCGCACCTGCTCTTTTCGGTAAGCTGGGCGCTGCTGCTGAATCCTTCAAACGGGATCATGAACCTCGTGCTCCAGCAGGCCTTCTCTCTCGACAGCGCGCCCTTCAATATCTATTCCATGGCGGGGATGATCCTGGTGGAGGGGCTCCTTGACCTTCCCGTCGCTTACCTGATCATCGCGCCCGCCATGGGCTCCTTCGACGTGAGCCTCGAGGAATCGTCCCGAGTGTTCGGGGCCGGTCCGTGGCTCACTCTGCGGCGGGTGACCCTGCCCGTGCTCCGGCCCGCCATCCTGGCAGCCTTCATTCTGGGCGTGGTCCGCAGCCTGGCCTCTTTTTCCGTCCCATCCGTGCTTGGCATGCCTGGACGCGTGTACGTGCTCGCCACCTACCTGTATGAAATGATCGCCAAGGGCTTCGCACCGGACTACGGGAAAGCCGCCGCTGTAGGAATGAGCGTGCTGGCGGCCTCGGTCATTCTCATAATCGTTTACCGGGCGCTCACGTCGGAAAGCGAGAAATACGTCACCATCTCGAGCCGCGGTTTCCGCCCCGCAGTGGTCGAGCTCAAGGGGGCGAGAATACCCCTCTTCCTGGTCGTGGGTCTCCTCTCGATGGTCCTGATCGTGCTTCCGGTGGCGGTGCTGTTATACACTTCGCTCGTGCCCTACTCCATGGTGCCGAGCGCCCGGGCCTTCTCGCTGATGAGCTGGAAGCATCACTGGACCGAGGTCCTGGAGGATCCCATTTCGGTGCTGTCCCTGCGGAACAGCCTCATCCTGGGCGTGGCCGGTGCGACCCTGGGCGTGCTGCTTTCCGTTTTCGTCGCTTACATCATCGTCAAGGTCCGATCTACGGCCTCCGGCGTGCTCGAGTCGCTGAGCTATCTGTCGTTTTCGTTTCCAGGCATCGTCATCGGCATAGGATTCATGTGGTTCTTCGTCCAGACACCGGTGTACGCCACCCTCTGGGCCCTGCTGATCGGATACGTCGCGACCTACATGCCCTACGGCATCCGGCCTCTGTCCAGCGCCTTCGTACAGATTCACTCGCATCTCGAGGAATCGTCGCGCGTCTGCGGGGCGAGTCCGCTCACGACGATGCGCCGGATCCTGCTTCCCCTTCTCGTTCCGGGCATCGTCTCCGCGTGGATTCTCATGGCCACGATGTTCGTGCGCGAGCTGACGCTCTCCGTAGTCCTGTCGCGGCCGGGCACGGAAGTGCTTGCCGTTCAGATCCTGCGCTTTGCCGAGGACGGGCTCTGGGGCAAGCTCTCGGCCCTGGGCATCATGATGATCCTTGTCTCTACGGGCCTGGTGGTCGTGGCGACACTCGTGGGCGCGAGATTCCGGTTCGTGGAGGCCGCCGGATAA
- the gpmA gene encoding 2,3-diphosphoglycerate-dependent phosphoglycerate mutase, translating into MRTLVLLRHGESVWNRENRFTGWVDVGLTDKGIREAVDAGRLLLEKGFGFDVAYTSVLKRAIKTLWIVLEEMDLMWIPVHQSWRLNERHYGALQGLNKSEAAKRFGVEQVMIWRRSYAVPPPPLSKDDESNPSRDPRYSALRAEEIPFTESLRDVEARLLPYWREAIGPAIRDGKRVLIVAHGNSLRALVKFLDKIPDEKIAEVNIPTAIPLVYELDDELVPTRSFYLGDPATVQRAIREVAGQISRE; encoded by the coding sequence GTGAGAACGCTGGTTCTATTGCGTCACGGGGAGAGCGTGTGGAATCGAGAGAATCGCTTTACCGGCTGGGTGGACGTCGGCTTGACCGACAAGGGTATCCGAGAGGCCGTTGATGCCGGACGCCTTCTGCTCGAGAAAGGCTTTGGATTCGATGTCGCGTATACTTCCGTTCTCAAGCGAGCCATCAAAACCCTCTGGATTGTTCTGGAGGAAATGGATCTCATGTGGATTCCCGTCCATCAAAGCTGGCGGCTCAACGAGCGCCACTACGGCGCCCTTCAGGGATTGAACAAATCGGAGGCGGCGAAACGGTTCGGGGTCGAGCAGGTCATGATCTGGCGCCGAAGCTACGCAGTCCCGCCTCCGCCGCTGTCGAAGGACGACGAATCCAATCCGTCCAGGGATCCGCGTTACTCGGCGCTCAGAGCGGAAGAGATCCCGTTTACAGAAAGTCTCAGGGACGTGGAAGCGCGCTTGCTGCCGTATTGGCGGGAAGCCATTGGTCCGGCCATCCGGGACGGAAAGCGGGTCCTGATCGTCGCGCACGGGAACAGTCTCAGGGCGTTAGTGAAGTTTCTCGACAAGATCCCGGATGAGAAGATCGCCGAGGTTAATATCCCTACCGCCATTCCGCTGGTTTACGAGCTGGACGACGAGCTGGTGCCGACCCGAAGCTTTTATCTCGGCGATCCAGCGACGGTGCAGCGCGCGATACGGGAAGTTGCCGGACAGATAAGCCGGGAGTAA
- a CDS encoding RNA polymerase sigma factor RpoD/SigA, translated as MNVCEHLGINPKYLRRGLMRWKKEKLERQALRSPDDPEHSFGGSVPEVRAAEESEAEAGEGPDALALYLQEVATIPPLSRKRENDLIEQMKRAQEELEQEALTAPAAVDYALARLDEQAKAAGETEPPDEARRQRLTKTAAMVRSLAGSRDRIAAALGEPSLPPLERKRFEQELIGVNAEIAKALKSLLPKSAVAEIASALKSASARLAEQESQAKAAPEVDRAAILAEVRRIEQEMKLPATEIRRRASSIAQSEARLLAARSELIDKGLRLVVRLARRYARRGLQLLDLIQDGNVGLLKAAEKFDPTLGLRFSTYAWWWIREFIRRGAFETARLIRVPTSAMAEWRELRRVRRELSRKLWREPTLAEIAAESGKSIEEVLRVVATMTRPVSLEAPLGEDSTVAQFIEDRAGPEPFERILVEEVRAQVARALAALPPKEEAVLRARFGLGDARPHTLEELAREYSITRERVRQIEHKALERLRRNASQAVASNFG; from the coding sequence GTGAACGTCTGCGAACACTTGGGCATCAATCCGAAATACCTTCGCCGCGGTCTGATGCGCTGGAAGAAGGAGAAGCTGGAGCGGCAGGCGTTGCGCTCGCCCGACGATCCCGAACATTCTTTTGGCGGTTCCGTCCCGGAAGTACGGGCCGCGGAAGAGAGCGAAGCGGAAGCGGGCGAGGGACCGGACGCCTTGGCTCTCTATCTCCAGGAAGTTGCGACGATCCCGCCGCTCAGCCGGAAGCGCGAGAACGACCTGATCGAGCAGATGAAGCGGGCGCAGGAAGAGCTCGAGCAAGAAGCGCTGACCGCTCCGGCCGCCGTCGACTATGCCCTCGCCAGGCTGGACGAGCAAGCGAAAGCGGCAGGCGAAACGGAACCACCGGATGAGGCCCGCCGGCAGCGGCTTACGAAAACGGCGGCCATGGTCCGCAGCCTGGCCGGGTCCCGCGACCGGATTGCAGCGGCGCTGGGGGAGCCATCGTTGCCGCCGTTGGAGCGGAAGCGATTCGAGCAGGAACTCATTGGGGTGAATGCGGAGATTGCAAAGGCCTTGAAAAGCCTTCTCCCCAAAAGCGCCGTGGCGGAAATCGCATCGGCGCTGAAGAGCGCATCCGCTCGCCTTGCGGAGCAGGAGAGCCAGGCAAAGGCCGCCCCTGAGGTCGATCGGGCTGCGATTCTCGCCGAGGTCCGGCGGATCGAGCAAGAGATGAAGCTTCCGGCGACAGAGATAAGACGCCGCGCAAGCTCGATCGCGCAAAGCGAGGCGCGGCTCCTTGCCGCAAGAAGCGAACTCATCGATAAGGGCCTGCGACTGGTGGTACGGCTGGCGAGAAGATACGCCCGGCGCGGCCTGCAGCTCCTCGATCTCATTCAAGACGGTAACGTGGGGCTCTTGAAGGCGGCGGAAAAATTCGATCCGACTCTGGGGCTCCGTTTTTCCACGTACGCCTGGTGGTGGATTCGCGAGTTCATCCGGCGTGGAGCGTTCGAGACAGCGCGGCTGATCAGGGTGCCGACCAGCGCCATGGCGGAATGGCGCGAGCTGCGCCGGGTCCGGCGCGAGCTCTCCCGGAAGCTGTGGCGCGAGCCGACGCTGGCGGAGATTGCGGCGGAATCCGGCAAGTCGATCGAGGAGGTGTTGCGCGTCGTAGCGACGATGACCCGGCCCGTTTCGCTCGAAGCTCCGCTGGGCGAGGATTCCACCGTGGCGCAGTTTATCGAGGACCGGGCCGGCCCGGAGCCATTCGAACGGATCTTGGTGGAAGAGGTTCGCGCTCAGGTGGCCAGGGCGCTCGCCGCCTTGCCGCCGAAGGAAGAAGCGGTGCTGCGGGCCCGTTTCGGCCTCGGGGATGCCCGGCCGCACACGCTGGAAGAGCTCGCCAGGGAGTACTCCATTACGCGCGAGCGCGTCCGCCAAATCGAGCACAAGGCTCTTGAAAGGCTGCGACGAAACGCGTCGCAAGCCGTTGCGAGCAATTTCGGATGA